Proteins encoded together in one Schumannella luteola window:
- a CDS encoding CDP-glycerol glycerophosphotransferase family protein, translated as MASFTFGAGNLLKLLRVPVYALGAAASVVVPRTPRLWVVGSGIGLGEGAVPFYELARAQAATTARGDRRRVVWLASTDAELEEARARGWDALPKHGRRGFWATLRAQVVVVTHGFGDANRFGTRGALVVQLWHGIPLKRLHLDTPAALRLSPLPDHRLVRALMRRAYSVAGRGIALFPVASELVAGRISSAFGVPRSRIPVTGDIRDDVLLRGEPDARRARARALIGDAAGPLGSGPVVLYAPTWRDGAPDPAAPDADGWAEVAAWLDAHDATLLIRSHPLGAGDYADGPRASPRIRMLGSDVVRDVTPALSAIDTLVTDYSSIAYDHALTGGTAVFLAPDLEQYAKKRGLYEAYRDFSGGDHAVDWAGVLTRLTAQRADASAAERHRRHLVDEHVDHRDGRAAERVLAAVLRRIGEHVPGSLEGVDALPLPRPQLTELELGLDDAGQPELRLALEGLPTGGSGVDADAGTTAETVVRLEGARASVTGRLRSVDDDRADRAGHLIRIPLTAERWGRPGLALPSGDYRLQLVLPGASPSSRITASSAIAKAAPLRLEHALENLEVAPIDGGLRVRVTPPLAADERGRDAQRRLQTEYFRAIFRPDDAVFFESFYARTVACNPAGIDRALSRLRPETTRYWSVADASVPVPDGAVRVIEGSRAWWRARGSARVLVVNDWLRKRFLRRRHQRVLQTWHGTMLKRLALDRPGTGLRTRLAVRRERDRWDVMLAQNDYAAGVFRRAYAFDGPVWELGYPRNDVLVDGDAAEIRRRVGIPVGARVVLYAPTWRDDRTEIVDYLDLSSFAEQLPDDTVLLVRGHSRTLPYGRDLRGDRLIDVTTYPDVAELLLVADILVTDYSSVMFDFAATGRPIVYFTPDLAHYSEDLRGFYFDLLAEAPGPVVQTRDELLGLLSGDARADEFAEQRARWRARYAPDDDGHAGERVVQRMLDEGMLG; from the coding sequence ATGGCGAGTTTCACCTTCGGCGCCGGCAACCTGCTCAAGCTGCTGCGAGTGCCGGTCTACGCGCTCGGCGCCGCCGCATCCGTCGTCGTGCCGCGCACCCCGCGGCTGTGGGTCGTCGGCTCGGGGATCGGGCTCGGCGAAGGGGCCGTCCCGTTCTACGAACTCGCGCGGGCGCAGGCCGCGACGACCGCGCGGGGCGATCGACGCCGCGTCGTCTGGCTCGCCTCGACCGACGCCGAGCTCGAGGAGGCGCGCGCACGCGGCTGGGATGCGCTGCCCAAGCACGGCCGCCGCGGGTTCTGGGCAACGCTGCGAGCCCAGGTGGTCGTCGTCACGCACGGCTTCGGCGACGCCAACCGCTTCGGCACCCGCGGCGCGCTCGTCGTGCAACTCTGGCACGGCATCCCGCTCAAGCGCCTGCACCTCGACACGCCCGCCGCACTGCGGCTGTCGCCGCTGCCCGACCATCGGCTCGTCCGCGCGCTGATGCGCCGGGCCTACTCCGTCGCCGGCCGCGGGATCGCGCTGTTCCCGGTGGCGTCGGAGCTGGTCGCCGGCCGCATCTCGAGCGCCTTCGGCGTGCCGCGCTCGCGCATCCCGGTGACCGGCGACATCCGCGACGATGTGCTGCTGCGCGGCGAGCCGGACGCCCGGCGCGCGCGGGCGCGCGCTCTGATCGGCGACGCCGCCGGGCCGCTCGGATCCGGTCCCGTCGTGCTCTACGCGCCGACGTGGCGCGACGGCGCCCCCGACCCGGCCGCGCCCGACGCCGACGGATGGGCGGAGGTCGCCGCCTGGCTCGATGCGCACGACGCCACGCTGCTCATCCGCAGCCATCCGCTCGGCGCCGGCGACTATGCCGACGGCCCGCGCGCGTCGCCGCGCATCCGCATGCTCGGCTCCGACGTCGTGCGCGACGTCACCCCGGCGCTCAGCGCGATCGACACGCTCGTGACCGACTACTCGTCGATCGCCTACGATCACGCCCTCACCGGAGGGACCGCGGTGTTCCTCGCCCCCGACCTGGAGCAGTACGCCAAGAAGCGCGGACTCTACGAGGCCTACCGCGACTTCAGCGGCGGCGACCACGCGGTCGACTGGGCCGGCGTGCTGACGCGCCTGACGGCTCAGCGGGCGGATGCGAGTGCGGCCGAGCGGCACCGCCGTCACCTCGTCGACGAGCACGTCGACCACCGTGACGGCCGCGCCGCCGAGCGCGTGCTCGCCGCTGTGCTGCGCCGCATCGGCGAGCACGTTCCCGGATCGCTGGAGGGAGTGGATGCGCTGCCGCTCCCCCGCCCGCAGCTCACCGAGCTCGAGCTCGGCCTCGACGACGCCGGGCAGCCGGAGCTGCGGCTCGCACTCGAGGGGCTGCCGACAGGCGGCTCGGGTGTGGATGCGGATGCGGGCACGACGGCCGAGACCGTCGTCCGGCTGGAGGGCGCGCGCGCCTCGGTCACCGGACGCCTCCGGTCCGTCGACGACGACCGTGCCGACCGTGCCGGCCACCTCATCCGCATCCCGCTCACCGCCGAGCGCTGGGGCCGTCCGGGGCTCGCGCTGCCCTCGGGCGACTACCGGCTGCAGCTCGTGCTGCCCGGGGCGTCGCCGTCGTCGCGGATCACCGCATCCTCCGCGATCGCGAAAGCCGCTCCGCTGCGTCTCGAGCACGCGCTCGAGAACCTCGAGGTGGCGCCGATCGACGGCGGCCTCCGCGTGCGCGTGACCCCGCCGCTCGCCGCGGACGAGCGCGGGCGGGATGCCCAGCGCCGCCTGCAGACCGAGTACTTCCGGGCGATCTTCCGCCCCGACGACGCGGTGTTCTTCGAGAGCTTCTACGCGCGCACCGTCGCCTGCAATCCGGCCGGCATCGATCGCGCCCTCTCCCGGCTGCGACCCGAGACGACGCGCTACTGGAGCGTCGCCGACGCCTCCGTGCCGGTTCCCGACGGAGCCGTGCGGGTGATCGAAGGCAGTCGCGCCTGGTGGCGCGCCCGCGGCTCGGCTCGCGTGCTCGTCGTCAACGACTGGCTGCGCAAGCGCTTCCTTCGTCGGCGACACCAGAGGGTGCTGCAGACCTGGCACGGCACCATGCTCAAGCGCCTCGCCCTCGACCGCCCGGGAACCGGCCTGCGCACCCGCCTCGCCGTGCGACGGGAGCGCGATCGCTGGGATGTCATGCTCGCCCAGAACGACTACGCCGCCGGAGTCTTCCGCCGCGCGTACGCTTTCGACGGCCCCGTCTGGGAGCTCGGCTACCCCCGCAACGACGTGCTCGTCGACGGCGACGCCGCAGAGATCCGGCGCCGCGTCGGCATCCCCGTCGGCGCTCGTGTCGTGCTCTACGCGCCGACCTGGCGCGACGATCGCACCGAGATCGTCGACTACCTCGACCTCAGCTCCTTCGCCGAGCAGCTGCCCGACGACACCGTGCTGCTCGTGCGCGGCCACTCGCGCACGCTGCCCTACGGGCGCGACCTGCGGGGCGATCGGCTCATCGACGTCACGACCTACCCGGACGTCGCCGAGCTGCTGCTCGTCGCCGACATCCTCGTGACCGACTACTCCTCGGTGATGTTCGACTTCGCCGCGACCGGCCGGCCGATCGTCTACTTCACGCCCGACCTGGCGCACTACAGCGAAGACCTGCGCGGCTTCTACTTCGACCTGCTCGCCGAGGCTCCCGGCCCGGTCGTGCAGACCCGCGACGAACTGCTGGGGCTGCTCAGCGGCGACGCGCGCGCGGACGAGTTCGCCGAGCAGCGCGCCCGCTGGCGGGCCCGCTACGCCCCCGACGACGACGGCCACGCCGGCGAGCGGGTGGTGCAGCGGATGCTCGACGAGGGGATGCTCGGCTGA
- a CDS encoding trypsin-like peptidase domain-containing protein, which produces MTDTPRTPDENSTDSLGNDAAEPSQAPAQPTPEQPEASAPQPAEHAAPTPSSASEAPAAPEAPAAAAMPAAPAVPADGGHQFGYSAPPTPSDHSAYSGGYSAPAAAETPANPVTPGNPASPGSSPAAGSGEVPAVPTPQSYGAPQAPTAPGPQTYAAAPGAPVSGAPAPGASFGPAATAPTFDYATAQPGVTGAAASTKRKRSASIPVIAALAIGAVIGGVGGGGIATAAMSSLVGTSSADSARPQTITVNDSKSVNQTTGVAAKATPSVVTISATTTSAAGTGSGVILDDKGYILTNTHVVTLDGESGDATIEVTLSDGRIFAGKVVGTDPTVDLAVIKIEADDLTPITFGDSLKLNVGDTAIAIGAPLGLSNTVTDGIVSALDRSIQIASSAAPDNADQNQGGNSGSDNGSPFDFWNNQQGGSGQTATSSISIPVIQTDASINPGNSGGALLDDEGKLIGINVAIASAGGSSSSSSQSGSIGVGFSIPANLAKRVSEEIIANGKATHGLLGASVSDATLKTSSTVGAVIAETPVSGGAAEKAGLQKGDVVTSFDGHPITSATDLTAQVRAEAGGATAKITYVRDNRSTTVEVTLGTYTS; this is translated from the coding sequence ATGACCGACACCCCCCGCACCCCCGACGAGAACTCGACCGACTCGCTCGGGAACGACGCGGCCGAGCCCTCGCAGGCTCCGGCGCAGCCGACTCCCGAGCAGCCGGAGGCCAGCGCGCCCCAGCCCGCGGAGCACGCCGCGCCCACCCCGTCCTCCGCGAGCGAGGCTCCGGCCGCGCCGGAGGCGCCCGCTGCCGCCGCGATGCCGGCCGCGCCCGCGGTTCCGGCCGACGGCGGCCACCAGTTCGGCTACTCGGCGCCGCCGACGCCGAGCGACCACAGCGCCTACTCGGGCGGCTATTCCGCCCCCGCCGCGGCTGAGACGCCCGCGAACCCGGTGACGCCCGGCAATCCCGCGTCGCCCGGGAGCTCGCCGGCCGCCGGCTCCGGCGAGGTGCCGGCCGTCCCCACGCCGCAGAGCTACGGCGCACCGCAGGCTCCGACCGCGCCCGGCCCGCAGACGTACGCCGCCGCCCCCGGCGCTCCGGTCTCCGGCGCTCCGGCTCCCGGCGCGTCGTTCGGCCCCGCAGCCACGGCGCCGACCTTCGACTACGCGACCGCGCAGCCCGGCGTGACCGGCGCCGCGGCGTCGACCAAGCGCAAGCGCTCGGCATCCATCCCTGTGATCGCCGCTCTCGCGATCGGCGCCGTCATCGGCGGCGTGGGCGGCGGTGGCATCGCGACGGCCGCGATGTCATCCCTGGTCGGAACCTCGAGCGCCGACTCGGCGCGTCCGCAGACGATCACCGTCAACGACAGCAAGTCGGTCAACCAGACCACGGGCGTCGCGGCGAAGGCGACCCCGTCGGTCGTGACGATCTCGGCGACGACCACCAGCGCCGCCGGCACGGGCTCGGGCGTGATCCTCGACGACAAGGGCTACATCCTCACCAACACCCACGTGGTCACGCTCGACGGCGAGTCCGGCGACGCCACGATCGAGGTCACGCTCTCCGACGGCCGCATCTTCGCGGGCAAGGTCGTCGGCACCGACCCGACCGTCGATCTCGCCGTGATCAAGATCGAGGCCGACGACCTGACGCCGATCACCTTCGGCGACTCGTTGAAGCTCAACGTCGGCGACACCGCCATCGCGATCGGCGCCCCGCTCGGCCTGTCGAACACGGTCACCGATGGCATCGTCAGCGCGCTCGACCGCAGCATTCAGATCGCCTCGTCCGCCGCGCCCGACAACGCCGACCAGAACCAGGGCGGCAACAGCGGCAGCGACAACGGCAGCCCCTTCGACTTCTGGAACAACCAGCAGGGCGGCTCGGGGCAGACCGCGACGAGCTCGATCTCGATCCCTGTCATCCAGACGGATGCGTCGATCAACCCCGGCAACTCGGGCGGCGCCCTGCTCGACGACGAGGGCAAGCTCATCGGCATCAACGTCGCCATCGCCTCGGCCGGCGGCAGCTCGTCGAGCTCCAGCCAGTCGGGCTCGATCGGCGTCGGCTTCTCGATCCCGGCGAACCTCGCCAAGCGCGTCTCGGAGGAGATCATCGCCAACGGCAAGGCCACCCACGGTCTGCTCGGCGCGTCGGTCAGCGACGCGACGCTCAAGACCTCGAGCACGGTCGGCGCCGTCATCGCCGAGACCCCGGTCTCGGGTGGCGCGGCCGAGAAGGCCGGGCTGCAGAAGGGCGATGTCGTCACCTCCTTCGACGGGCACCCGATCACGAGCGCGACCGACCTGACCGCCCAGGTGCGGGCCGAGGCCGGCGGCGCCACGGCGAAGATCACCTACGTGCGCGACAACCGCTCCACGACCGTCGAGGTCACGCTGGGCACCTACACCAGCTGA
- a CDS encoding carbon-nitrogen hydrolase family protein, producing MTDPTPRGELVVAVLQFAPGADSSANLDRLGALAREAAADGARLIVAPEYSSYFAPQLDESWISAAEDLDGAFVSGLITLAAETDAVIVAGMAERIPGESQRFSNTLVAVDANGVRAEYRKLHLYDAFGSRESDRIVPGAIVEPAVFEVDGIRVGLQTCYDLRFPEVTRRLVDAGAELVLIPSEWVRGPLKEHHWRTLVTARALENTIYVAAPDHAPPIGAGSSMIVDPMGVALASLGEQSGVAVARVTQRRVAEVREINPALALRRFAVVPRD from the coding sequence ATGACCGACCCGACGCCCCGCGGCGAACTCGTCGTCGCCGTGCTGCAGTTCGCTCCGGGTGCCGATTCCTCGGCGAACCTGGATCGCCTCGGCGCACTCGCTCGCGAGGCGGCGGCCGACGGCGCCCGCCTCATCGTCGCGCCCGAGTACTCGTCGTACTTCGCCCCTCAGCTCGATGAGAGCTGGATCTCCGCCGCCGAAGACCTCGACGGCGCCTTCGTCTCCGGTCTCATCACGCTCGCCGCCGAGACCGACGCGGTGATCGTCGCCGGGATGGCCGAGCGCATCCCGGGGGAGTCGCAGCGCTTCTCGAACACCCTCGTCGCGGTCGACGCGAACGGCGTGCGCGCCGAGTACCGCAAGCTGCACCTCTACGACGCCTTCGGTTCGCGCGAGAGCGATCGCATCGTGCCGGGGGCGATCGTCGAGCCGGCCGTGTTCGAGGTCGACGGCATCCGCGTCGGCCTGCAGACCTGCTACGACCTCCGCTTCCCCGAGGTCACGCGACGGCTCGTGGATGCGGGCGCCGAGCTCGTGCTGATCCCGAGTGAGTGGGTGCGCGGCCCGCTCAAGGAGCACCACTGGCGCACGCTCGTGACGGCACGCGCCCTCGAGAACACGATCTACGTGGCGGCGCCCGACCACGCGCCGCCGATCGGCGCCGGCAGCAGCATGATCGTCGACCCGATGGGGGTCGCGCTCGCGTCGCTGGGCGAGCAGAGCGGCGTCGCGGTGGCGCGCGTGACGCAGCGCCGCGTCGCCGAGGTGCGCGAGATCAACCCGGCGCTCGCGCTGCGGCGCTTCGCGGTCGTGCCGCGCGACTGA
- a CDS encoding tyrosine-type recombinase/integrase — MRKPRRLESGRYQARDGQGHSLGTFSTLSAAEDAQALARIRKKHGKPKKKKALTVAEYAPQFLALKQAQQARGRITQSRVAIVERVLRLRIVPGLGKVALSDIKHSTVETFLASLPHAVPETNNVLRSLLFQAHRDELIKSMPPAVEGAATKPDSKRPVITEAEMWSLIEAMPEPYRSMAVVQYGTGLRVGELLGLNWSVIDFEKQTIRVERQLTNREGMVERTKGKKARITYLAGEALDALQRLRKERPGIGDAPVFLTPRGNRVMRHMYYAAFNAARASLGLDHATTHMLRKRGGTALYEATRDIRLVAKTLGHASIELTSKVYVQDSDISADDLAAFEARLRRAN, encoded by the coding sequence ATGCGCAAGCCGCGACGCCTCGAATCGGGCCGGTATCAAGCACGCGACGGTCAGGGTCACTCACTCGGAACTTTCTCAACTCTGTCCGCCGCTGAGGACGCGCAGGCGCTCGCGCGCATCCGCAAGAAGCACGGCAAGCCCAAGAAGAAGAAGGCCCTGACCGTCGCTGAGTACGCGCCGCAGTTCCTCGCGCTCAAGCAGGCGCAGCAGGCCCGGGGACGCATCACGCAGAGCCGGGTGGCCATCGTGGAGCGGGTGCTCCGGCTCCGCATCGTGCCGGGGCTCGGCAAGGTCGCGCTCTCGGACATCAAGCACAGCACCGTGGAGACCTTCCTCGCCTCGCTCCCGCACGCGGTGCCGGAGACCAACAACGTGCTCAGGTCGTTGCTCTTCCAGGCGCACCGGGACGAACTCATCAAGTCGATGCCGCCCGCGGTCGAGGGCGCGGCCACGAAGCCCGACAGCAAGCGCCCGGTCATCACCGAGGCCGAGATGTGGAGTCTCATCGAGGCGATGCCGGAGCCCTATCGCTCCATGGCCGTCGTCCAGTACGGGACCGGCCTCCGGGTGGGTGAACTCCTCGGGCTCAACTGGAGCGTCATCGACTTCGAGAAGCAGACCATCCGCGTCGAGCGGCAACTCACCAACCGCGAGGGCATGGTCGAGCGCACGAAGGGCAAGAAGGCCCGCATCACCTACCTGGCCGGAGAGGCGCTAGACGCCCTCCAGCGGCTCCGGAAGGAGCGCCCGGGCATCGGCGATGCTCCCGTGTTCCTGACGCCGCGAGGGAACCGCGTGATGCGCCACATGTACTACGCGGCATTCAACGCCGCACGCGCCTCTCTGGGGCTCGATCACGCCACCACGCACATGCTCCGCAAGCGAGGCGGGACAGCGCTCTACGAGGCCACCCGTGACATCAGACTCGTGGCCAAGACCCTCGGGCACGCCAGCATCGAACTCACGAGCAAGGTCTACGTCCAGGACAGCGACATCAGCGCCGACGACCTCGCGGCCTTCGAGGCTCGGCTCAGGAGGGCGAACTAG
- a CDS encoding phosphotransferase has translation MDEVQVVVAHSERATLRVGDTFVKVDGDPDRLVTEVAAMAAAPLPTAPVLWTRPSVIALGLLPGRALGRLGEPSAASAGAWTAAGKAVRRLHDSPLPARDVRRDPAELRAELERECAQLVESGILPAELVEANRAVAEAVFRPYASASIHGDLQITHVFTDDQDEITGVLDWSEAGAGDAMFDLATLTLGHEGRLDDLLAGYGRDVDRAAIRGWWSLRSLFNVRWLSEHGFDPFAPGCEVDVLRARLR, from the coding sequence ATGGATGAGGTGCAGGTCGTCGTCGCGCACTCCGAGCGGGCGACGCTGCGCGTGGGCGACACCTTCGTCAAGGTCGACGGCGATCCGGACCGGCTCGTGACCGAGGTCGCGGCGATGGCCGCGGCGCCCCTGCCGACAGCCCCCGTGCTGTGGACCCGGCCCTCGGTGATCGCGCTCGGCCTGCTGCCCGGCCGCGCGCTCGGCCGGCTGGGTGAGCCCTCGGCGGCTTCGGCCGGCGCCTGGACCGCCGCGGGGAAGGCCGTCCGCCGCCTGCACGACTCACCCCTGCCCGCTCGCGACGTGCGCCGCGACCCCGCCGAGCTCCGCGCCGAGCTCGAGCGGGAGTGCGCTCAGCTCGTCGAGAGCGGGATCCTTCCGGCCGAGCTGGTCGAGGCGAACCGGGCCGTCGCCGAGGCCGTCTTCCGGCCGTATGCGTCGGCATCCATCCACGGCGACCTGCAGATCACCCACGTCTTCACCGACGACCAGGACGAGATCACCGGGGTGCTCGACTGGTCGGAGGCCGGGGCGGGCGATGCGATGTTCGACCTCGCGACCCTCACGCTCGGCCACGAGGGCCGGCTCGACGATCTGCTCGCCGGCTACGGCCGTGACGTCGATCGCGCCGCGATCCGCGGCTGGTGGTCGCTGCGCAGCCTGTTCAACGTGCGCTGGCTCAGCGAGCACGGCTTCGACCCCTTCGCGCCCGGCTGCGAGGTCGATGTGCTGCGGGCGCGGCTGCGCTGA
- a CDS encoding phage portal protein has protein sequence MGILDRLGLTDKRMKALASTIDLTTRSPWITGEDRLTTIAVAKAIMPDGAKVEDFPLSREEALLIPAVSRARNLLVSTIAGFPLVALDKNGPLDSERQPTFLYRDDQQDTPYERMAGTVDDCLFYGRALWLLDRGAGDSPTFGPVLNGTWLPASKWTITNGHVMVDEQAVHESEYLLFNIPMYAGLLAVGDRTLRGARDTEVAWTDRIKNPVAALILRVTDSDAMPEGAEIEDFVNEWKSATRANGAAVGYVPEGVEMDTHMATDDSGLFIENRNAIRTDVGSHLNLRPSMIDGTSGIDSLTYTTKDGERNAFYDFDLPFWTKPIEAALSASKIVPRGQRVRFDQYDAYNPPIRTGVPTEE, from the coding sequence GTGGGGATTCTGGACCGTCTCGGCTTGACCGACAAGCGCATGAAGGCGCTGGCGTCCACCATCGACCTCACGACCCGCTCGCCGTGGATCACGGGCGAGGACCGACTCACGACCATCGCCGTGGCCAAGGCGATCATGCCGGACGGCGCGAAGGTCGAGGACTTCCCGCTGAGCCGCGAGGAAGCGCTCCTCATCCCTGCCGTGAGCCGGGCTCGGAACCTCCTGGTGAGCACCATCGCGGGCTTCCCGCTCGTCGCGCTCGACAAGAACGGCCCGCTGGACTCGGAGCGTCAGCCCACATTCCTCTATCGGGATGACCAGCAGGACACGCCGTATGAGCGCATGGCGGGCACCGTCGATGACTGCCTCTTCTATGGGCGTGCGCTCTGGCTCCTCGACCGAGGCGCGGGCGACTCTCCGACCTTCGGCCCGGTGCTCAACGGAACGTGGCTCCCGGCTTCCAAGTGGACCATCACCAACGGTCACGTGATGGTCGATGAGCAGGCCGTCCATGAGTCGGAATACCTGCTCTTCAACATCCCGATGTACGCCGGTCTGCTCGCGGTGGGGGACCGCACGCTCCGCGGCGCTCGGGACACCGAGGTCGCGTGGACGGACCGAATCAAGAATCCCGTCGCCGCTCTGATCCTCCGCGTCACCGACTCCGACGCGATGCCCGAGGGCGCGGAAATCGAGGACTTCGTGAACGAGTGGAAGTCCGCCACCCGCGCCAACGGGGCCGCTGTCGGGTACGTGCCCGAGGGCGTGGAGATGGATACGCACATGGCGACCGACGACTCCGGGCTCTTCATCGAGAACCGGAATGCGATCCGCACCGACGTGGGCTCCCATCTCAACCTGCGGCCCTCGATGATCGACGGCACCTCCGGCATCGACTCGCTGACCTACACGACCAAGGACGGCGAGCGGAACGCCTTCTACGACTTCGACCTTCCGTTCTGGACCAAGCCCATCGAGGCGGCGCTCAGCGCATCCAAGATCGTGCCCCGCGGCCAGCGGGTGCGCTTCGACCAGTACGACGCATACAACCCGCCGATTCGTACCGGCGTGCCCACGGAGGAGTGA
- a CDS encoding glycosyltransferase: MDPSPASAPELPALPPQPGVSYVMPVLNEVGYIEAAVASILAQANPGESELILALGPSTDGTDAIVERMAAAEPRIRIVDNPDSDIPIGLNRAIAVSRFPVIVRVDAHTELADDYTLRGVETLARTGAASLGGVMQATGKPGVQAAVARAYNSRFGLGGGAYHGGDEVPEGPAESAYMGIMRREALDAVGGFDETLRRGEDWEFNHRLRRAGYLVWLDPKLRVTYWPRSTWARLARQFVATGIWRGELVRRLGGSNPLRFFAPPVLLLSLVLSVVLLPLHATGVLHGVLGWILALAYLGPLAYLALLVVAAATTTGGLVDRLRFAGVLAVMHLSWAAGFVVGVVRGARDAVDTSRTES, translated from the coding sequence ATGGACCCGAGTCCGGCATCCGCCCCCGAGCTGCCCGCGCTTCCGCCGCAGCCGGGGGTCTCCTATGTCATGCCGGTGCTCAATGAGGTCGGCTACATCGAGGCGGCTGTGGCGAGCATCCTCGCGCAGGCGAACCCGGGCGAGAGCGAGCTGATCCTCGCCCTCGGGCCGTCCACCGACGGCACCGACGCGATCGTCGAGCGGATGGCGGCGGCCGAGCCCCGCATCCGCATCGTCGACAACCCCGACAGCGACATCCCGATCGGCCTGAACCGCGCGATCGCGGTGAGCCGCTTCCCGGTGATCGTGCGGGTGGATGCGCACACCGAGCTCGCCGACGACTACACCCTGCGCGGCGTCGAGACCCTCGCGCGCACCGGCGCCGCGAGCCTCGGCGGTGTCATGCAGGCGACCGGCAAGCCCGGGGTGCAGGCGGCCGTCGCACGGGCCTACAACAGCCGGTTCGGTCTCGGCGGCGGCGCGTACCACGGCGGCGACGAGGTGCCCGAGGGGCCGGCGGAGTCGGCCTACATGGGCATCATGCGCCGCGAAGCGCTGGATGCGGTCGGCGGGTTCGACGAGACCCTGCGCCGTGGCGAGGACTGGGAGTTCAACCACCGCCTGCGCCGCGCCGGCTACCTCGTCTGGCTCGACCCGAAGCTGCGCGTGACCTACTGGCCGCGCAGCACCTGGGCACGTCTCGCGCGGCAGTTCGTCGCGACCGGCATCTGGCGCGGCGAGCTCGTGCGCCGCCTCGGCGGCAGCAACCCGCTGCGCTTCTTCGCCCCGCCCGTGCTGCTGCTCTCACTCGTGCTGTCGGTCGTGTTGCTGCCGCTGCACGCCACCGGAGTGCTGCACGGGGTGCTGGGCTGGATCCTCGCGCTCGCCTATCTCGGGCCGCTCGCGTATCTCGCTCTGCTCGTGGTCGCCGCGGCGACCACGACCGGCGGCCTCGTCGACCGGCTCCGCTTCGCGGGTGTGCTGGCCGTCATGCACCTGAGCTGGGCGGCGGGCTTCGTCGTCGGCGTGGTGCGCGGGGCGCGCGACGCCGTCGACACGAGTCGCACCGAATCCTGA
- a CDS encoding helix-turn-helix domain-containing protein, translating to MHTPPKPNGKAQFADLLGRWLMGQALRHLNAAHAAGSSLDLEALTALLIEDAGQAADHIHQSQQGVRRAAGTTWTQVEGRTAPRAAERALQVWRADFFENRAAMGRKSGQVRRGKRQAKFLGFQLGDLEGLSIREQAARLGCSTATVSRLRKERAAFLASQVEPDRTDLPALIEESTVIAMTPEEFSDFMHEYLATEADARPVAQFKIPDFMPQSSYDDAMADLLAVPL from the coding sequence GTGCACACACCTCCGAAGCCGAACGGCAAGGCGCAGTTCGCCGACCTGCTCGGACGTTGGCTCATGGGCCAGGCCCTGCGGCATCTCAACGCCGCGCACGCCGCTGGCTCCTCGCTCGACCTGGAGGCGCTGACGGCCCTTCTCATCGAGGATGCCGGGCAGGCCGCGGACCACATCCACCAGAGCCAGCAGGGCGTGCGCCGGGCCGCGGGGACGACGTGGACGCAGGTCGAGGGCCGGACGGCTCCTCGGGCCGCTGAGCGGGCGCTCCAGGTGTGGCGGGCGGACTTCTTCGAGAACCGCGCCGCGATGGGCCGCAAGTCGGGTCAGGTGCGCCGGGGCAAGCGGCAGGCGAAGTTCCTCGGCTTCCAACTCGGAGACCTGGAGGGCCTGTCCATCCGTGAGCAGGCCGCCCGTCTCGGGTGCTCCACCGCCACGGTCTCCCGACTCCGCAAGGAGCGCGCGGCCTTCCTGGCGTCGCAGGTGGAGCCGGACCGCACTGACCTTCCCGCACTCATCGAGGAATCCACCGTGATCGCTATGACTCCGGAGGAGTTCTCGGACTTCATGCACGAGTACCTGGCCACCGAGGCGGACGCCCGTCCCGTCGCTCAGTTCAAGATTCCCGACTTCATGCCCCAGTCCTCCTACGACGACGCCATGGCCGACCTGCTCGCGGTGCCGCTGTGA